TAGGTCTGCGGCGTGGCGGCGTCGCCCGGCAGGTTCAGTTCCTTCGCGGAAAACGCGACGGGCGAGATCGACAGCACCTTGCCGCGATACGTGCCGAACTTCTCGACCGGATAGCTGGCGTACGCCACCTTCACTTCCTGCCCTTTCTTCACGAAGCCGGCCTTCGACGACGGTATGTAGACCTCGGCGATCAGCCCGTCGGCCTTCGCGGGCAGGATCTCGACGACGCGCGTGCCCGGCGGATCGATCACGCCGCCCTGCACGACGTCGAGCCGCACGATCTGCCCGTCGGCCGGCGCGTACAGCACCTGGTTCACGTTCTCGTCGATGTTGTATTCCTTCGCGTTCAGCTCCTCCTGCTTGATCTTCAGTTCCGCGTTCGCGCCGTCGTACTTGCTCTGCATCGTGTCGAGGTCGCCGCGCAGCTTCATCGCGTTCTTCGCGAGCTCGGCGCGGCGCAGCAGCAGGTCCTGGTACGCCTGCCCGGCCTGCAGGTACTGCGTGTTGACCTGGTTGTACTGCTCGAGCGTCACGACCTGTTCGTCGAGCAGCTGCTTCACGCGTGCGCGCCGTTCGCCGTACTCGTCGACGATGCGCTTCTGGTCCTGGATCTGCCGGCTGATCAGCCCGCTGCTCTCGCCCTGCGCGGCGATCTGCTGGTTGATCTGCTGCACCGACGACTTGTATTCGAGCCGCGCCGCGTCGATCTGCTGCGTGACCTCGACACGCTGCCGGTCGAGCGCCGCGCGCATCCCCTGCACGTTGTTGGCCTGGCTCACGAAGCTCGTATCGCGCGTCACCGCGAGCAGCCGCTGGCCGGCCTTCACGTACTGGTCCTTGCCGACGTAGACGTCGCGCACGGCCCAGCCCGGCGGCGCACTGACGCCGATCAGCCCCGAGCGCGGCGTCAGCATCCCCGACACGCTCTCGGTATTCGCGTAGCTCAGTTCGACGAGCGCGGTCACGAACATCGCGAACATCGCGAGCGACAGGTAGCAGAAGAACCGCATCGACACCGGCACGTCGACGACACCGTGGATCACGGTGCCGAACGTCGTGCCGCGCGCGAGCTTGCGCGACGACTTCTGTTCTCGAAGGGCGGAGTTCCAGGTCGGCATGGGGCGGGCTCGTCAGGAGCGACGCCGCGCGGCCGCATCGAGCAGCGGCGTCGGCATCAGGTAAGGCGTGAAGTGTTCCCAGAAATGCCACTGCTCGGGCTGGCGCACGAGCGCCTGCTCGAGCCGGTCGACGATACGCTGGTGCGTCGCGCGCACCGGCGACGCATCGTCGTCGGCACCGAGCATCGGCGCGAGCGGGCTGGCCGCGAGCTCGGTGAAATGCACCGCGCAGCGATCGCGGAACGGCACGCCCGTCGCATACGCGACGAGCAGCGGAATCCCCTGCTCGACCGCGAGCTTCACACCGCCGCCGGCCATCCGCACCCAGCGGCCGCCGAGCCGGCAGCGATTGGTCTTGCCGAACTTG
This window of the Burkholderia lata genome carries:
- a CDS encoding HlyD family secretion protein, producing the protein MPTWNSALREQKSSRKLARGTTFGTVIHGVVDVPVSMRFFCYLSLAMFAMFVTALVELSYANTESVSGMLTPRSGLIGVSAPPGWAVRDVYVGKDQYVKAGQRLLAVTRDTSFVSQANNVQGMRAALDRQRVEVTQQIDAARLEYKSSVQQINQQIAAQGESSGLISRQIQDQKRIVDEYGERRARVKQLLDEQVVTLEQYNQVNTQYLQAGQAYQDLLLRRAELAKNAMKLRGDLDTMQSKYDGANAELKIKQEELNAKEYNIDENVNQVLYAPADGQIVRLDVVQGGVIDPPGTRVVEILPAKADGLIAEVYIPSSKAGFVKKGQEVKVAYASYPVEKFGTYRGKVLSISPVAFSAKELNLPGDAATPQTYFKTWVELADRTPAFEGRPLSLRAGMMLKADIVLERRSLLEWLFEPLYRIRQRLFGVPA